From the genome of Peptoniphilus sp. ING2-D1G:
ACGTTTGTATCTATATAGGGAGTGCAATTATAAGATAAAATAGCTCCTATTTTTTTATAAGCATTATGAGTCCTTTCCATAAACTTATAATCTTCTTCGTCCTGAACCATGCCCTTTTCCTTAAAATAGGGTAAACACCATCCGGGATTGACTGTAGGTGAAATCCTACATTTAGCTCCTAAATCCGCCATCTTTTCCGCAAGCCATTGATCAGCATCCTGATTGCTTAGCGCCACATGAGCCCTTGTAATCGGAACCATTCTTTCCGCTCCAAAGGATTCACCCACAGCAACTTGAACTTTCATTGCAAGTTGTGCTCCGGGACCATATTTTCCGTCCAGTAAATCCTGTTGATCTTGCGTTAGTTTCATATTGTACCTACCTCCTCTTATAATAAAGAATGTTAACATTTTCATGAATACGAGATTCATTTAACAGAAGTATACATCTTTATATTTAACATGTCAACATGTTAAATATAAATTTTGTTTTTTTGATTTCTAAATAAAGTAAAAAAGCCTCTTTTTAAACAATATAAAAATGTATTTATAAAATATTTTTTTAAAAATTTATTGAATTTTTCATTTAATTTAATAAAATTTATCTAATATCTAAAAAATATGGTATAATCGTTTATACTTGTTTTAAAAATTTTATATTCAGGTTTTGCATGGCTTTTATTTTATTTAATTTTACAAATTAAAGTTTTAAAACCATTTGCTATCGTAGCTCAGGAGGTAGAGCACTACATTGGTAATGTAGAGGTCGGGGGTTCAAATCCCCCCGTTAGCTCCAAAAAATAAACAAAAATCTCAAGATTTAACCTTGAGATTTTTGTTTATTTGCAAGTTCTTTTGCTTCTTTGCCGCTTTTGTGTTCTATTTGAAATTCTATCATTTCAAATTTTTCAAAGAGTTTGTCTATTTCTTCGTATTGTCCCGGATCGCCGGGTATTGAGTATTTTTCACTTAATATTTTTATGTACTTTAATTTCAGATTTCTATCTTCTATTATTTTTACTTTTCCAAAGAGTATTGCGCTTCTGAAGTATGTGGTGTATTCTTCAGGTACTATCTGATCTTTTTCTATTATGGTAAAGGATGCTTTGGAGTTGTTTTTTATAGCATCTATTTTGTGTCCTGTTTTGGCTGTGTGAAAGATTAGTTTGTTTTCGGTGTAGGCATAGCTTAGCGGCACTCCATAGGGATAGCCTTCATCTCCTATTAATGAAAGTACTCCTGAGGAGGATTTTTCCAATATTTCATCTACTTTATCTTCTTTTAATTTCTGTTTGAATCTTCGCATTTCTCGAAACATGATTTTCTCCTTTGCATATATTTTTGCGGTGTGTTTTATTCTATTATAACAGTAAAATAGACCCCGCAAGGAGTCTATTTTACATTTGAAAGGAGTTATATTCAATTAAGTCTTGCTTTAATGTAATCTTATTTAATTAAGAGTTTCCATTATGCAGACAGTATTGACCTTTGTTATATTTAATATTTTATTTGTGTCATATAACAA
Proteins encoded in this window:
- the nimB gene encoding Nitroimidazol reductase NimA (Nitroimidazol reductase NimA or a related FMN-containing flavoprotein, pyridoxamine 5'-phosphate oxidase superfamily [Defense mechanisms]; High confidence in function and specificity), with product MFREMRRFKQKLKEDKVDEILEKSSSGVLSLIGDEGYPYGVPLSYAYTENKLIFHTAKTGHKIDAIKNNSKASFTIIEKDQIVPEEYTTYFRSAILFGKVKIIEDRNLKLKYIKILSEKYSIPGDPGQYEEIDKLFEKFEMIEFQIEHKSGKEAKELANKQKSQG